The window GTTTCCATACCTGTATTTTGGGCTGATTCAGTGGCCTACATATTTTTGGAATTGCTTCTTTTGTAGAAACAGATTTTTTTGTAAACCCAGAGAGAGACAGCGAGATTTTTGTTTGTAACGTTGTGATATGATAATAACTGACATTTGGTTGAAACTCCATTTTTCTGCATTTCTATGATgccttttgttttataattgaaGTACTTGCAATAGTAACGGAAGATCAGTTGATAGATATCCTCACGGAAGATCAGTTGGTAGATATTCTCACAAAGACTGTTTCAAGTTATAACTTCTCAAGTTTCTTACACGATTTGGGCATGTGCCGTACATGCATCAACTTGAGGGGTAGTATTGACTTTTGAGTATATTCATATAATCTTGGGATTCTTAGTTTAGTATGATTTCATGTAAATTAGCTCTCTCCTTGCAACATCTTGTAAATTAGCTCTCTCTTTGTAGATGAATAGAGTCACAATACTATTACAAGAGTTTTCTCTTCTAAAACACCAATCAATGAGGGCGGAACACGATGTAGAGTTTTTTgcaaatatgtaaaaaaatatacttatgaggagtgcaaaatgagatttttgaagtgctaataataaaCAATCAATTAGTCCCAAATTTAAAGACCAAAGCTCTaaaaacaacaataacaactGAGCCTTATCTCTCTAAGTGAGGTCAGTTGTATGAATCTTAGATCTTCACAACGTTTGGTTTTGCATCAAGTCTTCCGTTAGTTCTTAGGTACTCCACATCTTTTCTAaaagtctctttccaagtcttcctatgTCTTCCTCTACTCCTTTTGCTCTAAGTCTTACTCTTATAGTCCCATCTTCTAACCAGAGTATCCGTAGGTCTTCAATTCACgtgtccaaaccaccttaatcgattttctttcatcttatcttcaattgcggcCACTCCTATattacctcggatatcctcattgTTCTTAATCACATCCTACCTCGtttgcccacacatccaacgaagcattctcatctatGCTACACTCATTTTTTGCACACGTTGATTTTTGACCCCACCCCTTAACATTACGTGCCATAAAACATTGACAATCTTATTGCTgtcctataaaaaaaattcttaagcTTTAGGTGACAATGATTGTACAACATACCTAATGCACTTTtccatttcatccatccaacttgTACTTTAtggttgagatcttcatttgattctctgttcttttgcaagataaatTTAAGAGAATGAAAGCAGCATATACTCTTTAGTACTTCTTAATCTACTATGCTCACTCTCATCTCATTTGGACTCCTATTCCCACTGAACTTGCTCTCCGTTTATTCTGTCTCTAGCCTACTTAAGATCTTTAGATTCTAACACTTCCCGCCAAATATTAAGTTTCACATTTATTCCCTTACGTTTCATTTATAGGCACTATATCATCTGCAAAAAGCATACACTAAGAGATGTCATCTTGAATAGTCATGTTAACTCATCTATTACCAGTAGAGATAGGTAAGGACTTAAAGTTGAGCCTAATTGTGTAACCATATAGTTATGGGAAAGCTTTCAATTTATCCCTCATGAGTTATTGCTACATTCCTTGCTCCTTCATACATATTCTTTATTGCTTTATATGCGTGTAAATCCTTTAGCATATTTCGAACCATATAGAAGAGActaagggtgtgtttgtttgacATCCCTAACTCttactggactggactggactagcatTTAGTGTAGTCCAGCGTTCGACTCAGGACCTCGTTAACTGTCGTTAGCTAATCTAGTCCAAAAGCATGGTATTAGCTATGACTACTTGTCGACGTTGTCGTTGTCCTCTTGTCTTTCCCAAATCCATCTCAAGTAGCCATCTTCAGTGACCGCATCACCAACGACCTAAAATCTTTGAATCTGAGACCATCCAAAATCAGATTATCACCTAGGGAGTTGGATAGGAAAAGAGgcagagggaagagagagagggatttgGACGGAAAATCAAAGGGGACAGAGAGAGGGAGTTGAACGGGAAAACTTGCCATGGCCGCCATTCGAATTGGCGATCCTAAGCTTCATAGGGAGGAGTTGGGGTTTTCTGGGGGAATCGGGAACTTGAAGAGCAACGCAACTTGGGGAAACATAGGGAGGACAAGAGTAAGTGATTGGAGGTGAAACAGGACAGAAAAGGGAAAGAGACAGTGGCACATATAAAATGGCAAAGAAAGGGGAGAGGGGAAGGATGCAGTGGGcggacaaaaaaaaatgagaaaggaAGATGATTAAGAGttgtgaaattttatttgaacccatataacctctttctacacccaacttacaaCTTTCACCCATATTAActttaattaaactatcaataCCTCTTTAAACCCATATTTACTACCTAAATTACcctcacaaacccaattcaatttgTAGATTTATCCGTACACTcatttagaaataaaaacccaaaatttgcaAAGAGAAGTCCATTTCAAGTTGGGACTATGAAAAAGTGGACAAATTCTTAATACAAAACAATATGATCGTCCTTGCAATCATATTGCAAAAGAGCTTGTCGCACTAGTTTAAggcttttttgtttgtttcaaaTAGTCTGAATCTAAATTCTAAATGCTattatttctttattcttatttttcttccctttttgtTTAAGTTGAAGTCCCTTCTTGGTTGTGACTATCTATCAATTAAGTACAGGATTTAACTGACTATTTTTAGATATGAATATTTATCTTTAGGATGTAttttgttggatgaaatttcataTCTTTGAGCTTGATTTACCACATGCATTCATGGATGAAAATAAAGGTAGGAGGATATCTCATATATGTTTGTGATGGTGAGTTGGATAAAgagataattattctcttcgaAACTCTAACTGCCCCAAGATTTCCAAGCCTTCGGCATTTTCAACTTAAACGATTCATGGTTGTTCCGTCCGATATGTCATAGGAAATATACTAGTACAAGTGCATGGGGAGACAAAGGAACGAGCCATAGAATCCTCTTTTGCatgtcatttgatttgtttgaccTCAACACTATGGCATCTCCCCTGGACGATCTCAGCACCATGGCATATCCCATTGCTGTTGTTGTAGATTTGTTTGCGTTTTGGTGTTTGtctgggtttattgataaattttagttgtatTATTAAAttcatcttgtacttgatgATAATTATGTACTAgggtaaaaaagacaattaacttttaaagtttaagttggtgtaaaaaaaagttatatgagttcaaataaaatttctcttaaaaGCTTGACCAAAATAAAAAGACAGAAGATGGTTatagaaaggaaaatgataatttaataataaaatattagtatatatagattaaattaatgataaaatattgtaaatataaatataataatataatatatgagtCTTGCTTTTTAGTTCGACACAGCACCAAACGCTTTACTAAATCAATCTaacttagtccctgaagctagtccagtccgagatagtctagtacaacaaacgcaccctaaggggatgtattcaattgagaatttgagagactttaatggatttataaatccacggatttttatggagtttaatagATTTGTAaagattccatataaaattttgattcaattccctcgaaatcttatggagagagatgagatttgtggatgcttaaaatacactacgaaatctccctctaattcctcaactttctcaaattctttaaaatcaatttctaattgaatacacctgaaatgctataaacttctttaaaattctaattgaatacatccggatttctaaagattttaataaattatcttaaaattctaattgaatacacattaaattttagagaattatttaaaatcctaattgaatactcCTAGgtttattaaaagaattaaaatccctcaaaatcccaattgaatacattCTCTAAATCTctaattaaactaaaattcaaCCACCATTGCTCCCGAATAATAAAATGGGTACGACAATGGCATATAGCCCGGTTGAGAAATGACAATTGACAGGGCGGGATTCGGGAAGGAGGGGCTGAGGACTTGCAGCTGAGAAAGcacaccatctttctttgtttcaaatttgagagagacaaTTTCCCACAAATCAGATGCATCTCGTCTTGTCAAAGCATCAAACCCCACATTAGCATTATGTTTAGacgaaaaaatttaaaattattaaagaattttaaaatgacgaaaattgaattgactagattttattttctagaatttgtgaattttctagaatttgtgaattttcttgtttggttaacctaaaaaaataatagaattaAATacttaatttgttatttttaagctCTTGATCATAGAACTTGGTAAATAACATCTATTTACATAGAATTTAAACTTAGAAATTAGAGGTcttaaattccaaattttttttcatttgaaaattttaaatttttatatttaagaattcaaacaagagaattagtatgtgttaatttataaattttaatttttattcaaaatccaaatgtatttttctcatcaaaaaATAATGGAGGAGTAGTGTAGCAATTCCATCATTCAATTCCCAATTCCCAATTCCCAATTCTTCTTGTTCCGAGgcgaataaaaaagaaagaaatttcgAGGTTTTGGGTTTCGATTTAGGTAATTGGGAATTCTTGTATGTAGAATGAGTGTCGCTCCGGCTCCGGCTCCCTCTTCCACTCGCAACCCCACCCATTTGGCAATTTTGCCTTCCGCCTACTACTCCTTCCACTCCCTACTCCTCCTCTGAATTCATAGCTCCAAATTATCACCCTCcccctccaaaaaaaaaaaaaaaaaaatatttaccaAGCCAATGTACTCGAGCAATTTGAAAGGCTTCACCTTGGCCGTCGTCTCGAGCGCCTTCATTGGCTCCAGCTTCATCTTCAAGAAGAAGGGTCTCATCCGGGCCAGCGTCAACGGCCCTGCTGCCAGTatgttctttcaattttttttttctcaaggcattttcttttttatatttatgatgATTTGACTGTGTCTGATTgttaattttccttgttttttcgCTTTCGTTGCTAATGTATGAAAGGTGTGGGAGGATATGGGTATCTGAAGGAGCCTCTATGGTGGATAGGAATGGTAACAAGTAAGTTTTCCTTGTTCCTTGTTCAGTTGTTCtgcttaatttaattaattctagGGCTCTGTTATGATGATTTGAAGAAATTCAAGATTTTTATGACCTGGGATATGCTATGCTATTCGAAATTTCATTTAGATTGCGGTTAAGTTTTATTCCCACTATTTCATTTCAGTTGGAAATTTTGACCCTTTCTTTTATTCAATTCATTTCTCCGCTGCTTGACGGGGTTGGATGTTGAATATTGCATGTTGATGATCATCGTAATTTTGGACAATTGACAGTGGTTATTGGAGAGCTAGCCAATTTTGTAGCATACGTTTACGCACCTGCTGTCCTTGTAACACCACTAGGTGCATTGAGTATTATTGTTAGGTACATTCCTTATTTCCCAATTCTATTGCATATCTGATTGTACctatgtttttgtacatttcAATTGTCAAACCATATTTCTGACAATTTCAACCATGGATGAATATGTGTAGTGCTGTTTTAGCGCATTTTTTGTTAAAGGAGAAACTCCAGAAAATGGGAATGTTGGGGTGTCTTTTATGTATAGTGGGTTCAACTGTGATTGTACTCCATTCACCTGAAGAGCAATCTCTCAGTTCGGTCCAAGAAATCTGGGAATTAGCAATACAACCTGGTATGCTCCTAAAAGGTTACTAACTAATGGCTGCTTAtttcgtctccttcttcttctcttctaaTTGTTCGCTTTCTTGCCTTCAGCATTTCTTTTGTATACAGCCTCAGTGGTAGCTGTGATGTTAGTACTGATGTTGTACTGCGCTCCCCGCTATGGCCAAACTAATATACTGATTTATATAGGAATCTGCTCTATAATAGGATCATTAACAGTGAGTTATTCTACCATTCTTGCCAAATTTTAGTTCAGATATAATGATTTCATCAATTTTTGGTTTCTTCATCATGCACAAAAAATTACATTACTTCACTTCTAAAGTAACATTGGCTTGCCCATTTGATTAATTATCCCTATTGCAGGTTATGAGTGTAAAAGCAATTGGGATTGCAATAAAACTCACATTAGAGGGCACAAACCAGCTAAAATACTTCCAAACATGGATTTTTGGAATGGTTGCAGTTACCTGTATCATCActcaattaaattatttaaacatGGTCCGTATCTTGTTATGCTCTATTACATTGCATCATGGCAGCTTTGTGTCCTTGTCATTTCTATTTTTGGAATGGTTGCAGTTACCTATATTATCATTCTATAAAACTCACATTAGAGGGCACAAACCAGCTAATATACTTCCAAACATGGATTTTTGGAATGGTTTCAGTTACCTGTATCATCACTCAATTGAATTATCTAAACATGGTCTTGTCTTGGTATGCTCTATTACATTGCATCATGACAGCTTTGTGTCCTTTtcatttctgtttctttttttttttgtttttttaatgattatgtcttggatatatatatatatatatatgtatgtatgtatgtatctgTGTTTCTTTTATAatgaataaggttttttttttctttttttggacgGGGGTGGGTGGTGTGGTGTGGTTGGGTTGTTGAGCCCAAAATTTGTGAGGTAAACCGTGGGCTATAAGGTGGGGGGTTGTTGGGGAcctgggggtggggtgggggtaGGCAGAGCTTGTGGCTTAGGGTTTAGAACTTGGGTTTTGGGTTGAGCCCAAAATTTGTGAGCTAAACCCTGGGCTATAAGGATTAACCCAATGCAATTATTACTTTTtaattggggttttttttttcgtgaAAAAAGTGGGCCATTGTGAGTGCTTCTAAATGTGGTTGCACGCTTGTAATTTGTTAGTCTTTGTGTGGACTATTTATCATGTTTTGGCCCTTAATCAatgggttttttaatttttactaaaCCTTGGGATGCAAACTGTGTATTTAT of the Pyrus communis chromosome 1, drPyrComm1.1, whole genome shotgun sequence genome contains:
- the LOC137742379 gene encoding probable magnesium transporter NIPA6; amino-acid sequence: MYSSNLKGFTLAVVSSAFIGSSFIFKKKGLIRASVNGPAASVGGYGYLKEPLWWIGMVTMVIGELANFVAYVYAPAVLVTPLGALSIIVSAVLAHFLLKEKLQKMGMLGCLLCIVGSTVIVLHSPEEQSLSSVQEIWELAIQPAFLLYTASVVAVMLVLMLYCAPRYGQTNILIYIGICSIIGSLTVMSVKAIGIAIKLTLEGTNQLKYFQTWIFGMVAVTCIITQLNYLNMALDTFNTAIVSPIYYAMFTSFTIFASAIMFKDYSGQSVSSIASELCGFITVLSGTAILHSTREPDPPLITDLYTPLSPKVSWYIQSNGEWKQKDEDGSTPNFLTVLRQDYFK